A DNA window from Anaerocolumna sp. AGMB13020 contains the following coding sequences:
- a CDS encoding xanthine phosphoribosyltransferase: MKLLQDRIIADGNVKSGNVLKVDNFLNHQMDIELFNEIGKEFKQIFSECSINKILTIEASGIGIACITAQYFNAPVVFAKKAQSINIDGDVYSTKIESFTHKKTYDVIVSKKFLCPEDRVLIIDDFLANGCALAGLIDIVRSAGATVEGIGIVIEKGFQNGGDMIRNMGVRLESLAIIESMDAERGTIEFR, encoded by the coding sequence ATGAAATTATTACAGGACAGAATTATAGCAGACGGCAACGTAAAGAGCGGAAATGTACTTAAAGTGGATAATTTTTTGAATCATCAGATGGATATTGAGCTATTCAATGAAATCGGAAAAGAGTTCAAGCAAATCTTTTCAGAATGTTCTATAAATAAAATACTTACCATAGAGGCCTCCGGTATCGGTATTGCCTGTATAACCGCACAATATTTCAACGCACCTGTAGTATTTGCAAAGAAGGCCCAGAGCATAAACATCGATGGTGATGTATATTCAACAAAAATCGAATCTTTCACTCACAAGAAAACCTACGATGTTATTGTTTCCAAAAAATTCTTATGTCCCGAAGACAGAGTTCTCATCATTGATGATTTCCTGGCTAACGGATGTGCACTTGCTGGATTAATAGATATTGTACGCAGTGCTGGAGCAACGGTAGAAGGCATTGGAATAGTGATTGAGAAGGGCTTTCAAAATGGTGGAGATATGATTCGAAACATGGGTGTACGACTTGAATCTTTAGCTATCATAGAAAGTATGGATGCAGAGAGAGGTACAATAGAATTTCGTTAA